In one Candidatus Nitrospira nitrificans genomic region, the following are encoded:
- the pgsA gene encoding CDP-diacylglycerol--glycerol-3-phosphate 3-phosphatidyltransferase, translating into MNRVLEMWREIGAESLNLPNLLTLVRILLIPVFIILFVNPTPDQSLAAAIVFTVAAVTDMLDGYIARRTGQVTKLGKLLDPIADKLLVLSALILLMNVDRVSALVALLIIGREVAVTGIRAIAAGEGMIIAAETTGKYKMALQVVAIILLILEGTGLAELGNMHLAGTVTLYLSLVLGYLSGGQYVWSFWRQVVAKGL; encoded by the coding sequence ATGAACCGCGTGCTGGAAATGTGGCGAGAGATAGGAGCGGAGTCGCTCAACCTGCCCAATCTCTTGACGCTCGTCCGCATTCTCTTGATTCCCGTCTTCATCATTCTTTTCGTCAATCCCACGCCTGATCAGTCGCTGGCGGCGGCGATTGTCTTTACGGTCGCGGCGGTGACGGATATGTTGGACGGCTACATCGCTCGCCGAACCGGCCAGGTGACGAAGCTCGGCAAACTGCTCGATCCGATCGCGGACAAACTCCTGGTGTTGTCGGCGCTGATACTCCTGATGAACGTGGATCGGGTCAGCGCATTGGTCGCGCTGCTGATCATCGGGCGGGAAGTGGCGGTGACGGGAATCCGAGCCATAGCGGCGGGAGAAGGCATGATCATTGCCGCCGAGACGACCGGCAAGTATAAGATGGCGCTGCAGGTCGTCGCGATCATTCTCCTGATCCTGGAAGGAACCGGGCTCGCTGAACTTGGCAACATGCATTTGGCCGGCACCGTCACGTTGTATCTCTCGCTGGTATTGGGCTATCTCTCCGGTGGGCAGTATGTGTGGAGTTTTTGGAGGCAAGTCGTCGCCAAGGGACTCTAA
- a CDS encoding KpsF/GutQ family sugar-phosphate isomerase yields MKPSGRDSKTTKIEESLADGRRVLEIEARAVQSLVDRLDAKFGKAVQLLVQCKGKVVVSGMGKSGLIGQKIAATLASTGTSSFFLHPAEGVHGDLGMLARRDALIAISNSGETQELLQLLPFVKRLGIPVIAFTGRMTSTLAKNADVALDVSVQEEACPMGLAPTASTTATLALGDALAVALLQKREFKEEDFARFHPGGTLGRRLLVKVKDLMHAESEIPVVHATVGGMAAMLEMTAKKLGMTTVVDQEGLLVGVITDGDLRRFIQRGIDLVNTTAQELATANPKSIGPDELAAKAVEMMERFSITTLVVTEDGRNIRGVIHLHDLLKNGIV; encoded by the coding sequence ATGAAGCCATCCGGTCGAGATTCGAAAACCACAAAAATAGAAGAAAGCCTTGCCGACGGTCGGCGTGTGCTCGAAATCGAAGCGCGAGCCGTCCAATCGCTTGTGGACCGGCTGGATGCCAAGTTCGGAAAGGCCGTGCAGCTCCTTGTTCAGTGCAAGGGAAAGGTTGTCGTGTCGGGCATGGGGAAGTCCGGCTTGATCGGTCAAAAAATCGCCGCGACGCTCGCCAGTACCGGCACCTCGTCGTTCTTTCTGCATCCCGCCGAAGGGGTGCACGGAGATCTGGGCATGTTGGCGCGACGTGATGCGCTGATCGCGATTTCCAACAGCGGCGAAACGCAGGAACTCCTACAGTTGCTGCCGTTTGTGAAACGGCTCGGCATTCCGGTGATTGCGTTCACGGGACGGATGACTTCGACCCTGGCAAAAAATGCCGATGTCGCGCTCGATGTGTCGGTACAGGAAGAGGCCTGCCCGATGGGATTGGCTCCGACCGCCAGCACCACCGCCACATTGGCGTTGGGCGATGCGCTGGCCGTGGCCCTGCTACAGAAACGGGAGTTCAAGGAAGAGGATTTTGCCCGGTTTCATCCAGGCGGTACGCTCGGGCGGCGGTTATTGGTGAAGGTGAAGGACCTCATGCATGCCGAGTCCGAGATCCCGGTGGTTCACGCCACCGTCGGCGGGATGGCAGCCATGCTGGAAATGACGGCGAAAAAGCTCGGCATGACCACGGTCGTGGATCAGGAGGGGCTGCTCGTCGGAGTGATTACCGACGGCGACTTGCGGCGGTTTATCCAACGGGGAATCGATCTGGTCAATACCACGGCGCAAGAGCTGGCTACCGCGAATCCCAAGTCCATCGGGCCGGACGAACTCGCCGCCAAGGCCGTGGAGATGATGGAGCGATTTTCGATCACGACGTTGGTGGTCACCGAGGATGGGCGGAACATCCGCGGGGTGATTCATTTACATGACTTGTTAAAGAACGGTATCGTGTAG
- the kdsA gene encoding 3-deoxy-8-phosphooctulonate synthase, whose amino-acid sequence MAQLVEIGSFKVGQGQRPFLIAGPCVIESEQLVMDTAGHVADIAKSLGIPYIFKSSFDKANRTSITSFRGPGIEKGLAILKQVKDRFALPILTDVHTEEQATEAGKVVDVLQIPAFLCRQTDLLIAAAKTGKVVNVKKGQFLSPVEMGNAVKKVEECGSRRLLLTERGSSFGYNNLVVDMRSFPLMRSFGYPVVFDATHSVQLPGGGGTKSSGQREFVEPLACAAAGAGVDGFFMEVHPNPDEALSDGPNMVPLHQLKSLLERVLRICDAAKPRS is encoded by the coding sequence ATGGCACAACTCGTCGAAATCGGTTCCTTCAAGGTCGGCCAGGGACAGCGTCCGTTTCTGATTGCCGGGCCTTGTGTGATCGAGAGCGAGCAGCTCGTGATGGACACGGCCGGCCATGTCGCGGACATTGCGAAGTCACTGGGAATCCCGTATATCTTCAAGTCATCCTTCGATAAGGCCAACCGAACATCGATTACCTCGTTTCGTGGTCCTGGGATTGAAAAGGGCCTGGCGATACTAAAGCAGGTAAAGGACCGATTCGCTCTGCCTATCTTGACCGACGTGCATACGGAGGAGCAGGCGACCGAAGCCGGGAAGGTGGTGGATGTTCTGCAGATTCCGGCTTTTCTTTGCAGGCAGACGGATTTGCTGATTGCCGCCGCAAAAACAGGAAAAGTCGTGAACGTGAAGAAGGGGCAGTTTCTCTCGCCGGTAGAAATGGGCAATGCGGTCAAAAAAGTCGAAGAATGCGGAAGCCGCCGGCTTCTGCTCACCGAGCGCGGGTCGTCATTCGGCTACAACAATCTTGTCGTGGACATGAGATCCTTCCCTCTCATGAGAAGTTTCGGGTATCCTGTCGTCTTCGATGCGACGCACAGCGTTCAGTTGCCCGGCGGTGGAGGGACGAAATCCAGCGGTCAGCGCGAATTTGTCGAACCGTTGGCCTGCGCCGCGGCCGGAGCTGGCGTCGATGGATTCTTCATGGAAGTCCATCCGAATCCGGACGAGGCGCTGTCCGATGGGCCGAATATGGTCCCGTTGCATCAATTGAAGTCCTTGCTGGAACGGGTCCTGCGCATATGCGACGCAGCCAAGCCGAGGAGCTGA
- a CDS encoding CTP synthase yields the protein MSKFIFVTGGVVSSLGKGLASASIGNLLESRGLKITFLKLDPYINVDPGTMNPYQHGEVFVTDDGAETDLDLGHYERFTSLSLTKESNYTTGRIYHSVITKERRGDYLGGTVQVVPHVTDEIKQAIMRISKGVDVTIVEIGGTVGDIESLPFLEAIRQMPYDVGRDNVLYVHLTLVPYIGAAGELKTKPTQHSVNKLREIGIQPHILLCRTDRYIPPELKGKIAMFCNVDKDAVITAKDVETIYEVPIVFRKEGLDELIVRQLHVETGQPNLREWDAMVQKIKRPKHEISVALVGKYVGLKECYKSLGEALVHGGIDHETKVNINWIESEDIERQGTERILREADGILIPGGFGTRGIEGKVTTIKYARERQVPFLGLCLGMQCAAIEFARNVAGLAGANSAEFDERTPHPVINLMLDQHGVSDKGGTMRLGSYLCKLGEGTLAQKMYGVSEVRERHRHRYEFNNAYRERLTAKGLVLSGVSPDGRLVEIIELKDHPWFLGTQFHPEYSSRPHRPHPLFSGFVGAALRKKLGH from the coding sequence ATGAGCAAGTTTATTTTTGTGACCGGCGGCGTGGTCTCATCGCTTGGAAAAGGACTGGCTTCGGCGTCCATCGGAAATCTGTTGGAAAGTCGAGGCTTGAAAATCACCTTTCTGAAGTTGGATCCCTACATCAACGTCGACCCCGGCACGATGAATCCCTATCAACACGGAGAGGTCTTTGTCACGGACGACGGAGCCGAGACGGATCTTGACCTCGGGCATTACGAGCGATTCACCTCGTTATCGCTGACGAAAGAGAGCAATTACACGACCGGTCGAATCTATCACTCGGTCATTACGAAAGAGCGTCGCGGGGATTATCTTGGTGGCACGGTCCAGGTCGTCCCGCATGTGACGGATGAGATCAAACAGGCGATCATGCGCATCTCCAAAGGGGTCGATGTGACGATCGTCGAGATCGGCGGTACGGTCGGCGACATTGAAAGCTTGCCGTTTCTCGAGGCCATTCGGCAGATGCCGTACGACGTCGGGCGCGACAACGTGTTGTATGTCCACTTGACCCTCGTGCCCTACATCGGGGCGGCCGGTGAATTGAAGACCAAGCCGACGCAACATTCAGTCAACAAGCTCCGTGAGATCGGTATTCAGCCCCACATTCTCTTGTGTCGAACCGACCGCTACATTCCCCCGGAGCTCAAGGGCAAGATCGCCATGTTCTGTAATGTGGATAAGGATGCGGTCATCACGGCCAAAGATGTCGAGACCATCTACGAAGTGCCCATCGTGTTTCGAAAGGAAGGGTTGGACGAATTGATCGTCCGTCAGCTCCATGTGGAGACCGGCCAGCCCAATCTTCGCGAGTGGGATGCCATGGTCCAGAAGATCAAGCGGCCGAAGCATGAAATCTCCGTCGCCCTGGTGGGCAAGTATGTGGGGCTGAAGGAATGTTACAAGAGCCTGGGGGAGGCGCTGGTTCACGGCGGAATCGATCATGAAACCAAGGTCAACATCAATTGGATCGAGTCCGAAGATATCGAACGGCAGGGTACGGAACGTATTCTGCGCGAGGCCGACGGCATCTTGATCCCCGGTGGATTTGGGACAAGAGGGATCGAGGGGAAAGTGACGACCATCAAGTATGCGCGGGAACGTCAGGTCCCGTTCCTCGGTCTGTGTTTAGGGATGCAATGTGCCGCGATCGAGTTTGCGAGAAATGTAGCCGGCTTGGCCGGCGCCAACAGCGCCGAGTTTGACGAGCGCACGCCCCACCCGGTGATCAATCTCATGCTCGATCAGCATGGCGTGAGCGACAAGGGTGGGACCATGCGGCTGGGGTCGTATCTCTGCAAGTTGGGCGAGGGGACGTTGGCGCAGAAAATGTACGGGGTGAGCGAAGTGCGTGAACGCCATCGCCATCGCTACGAATTCAACAATGCCTATCGGGAGCGACTGACTGCGAAGGGATTGGTTCTGAGCGGCGTCTCTCCGGACGGGCGATTGGTCGAAATCATCGAGTTGAAGGATCATCCCTGGTTCTTGGGGACGCAGTTTCATCCTGAGTACAGTTCCCGTCCGCACCGTCCACATCCCTTGTTCAGCGGATTCGTGGGAGCGGCACTCCGCAAAAAGCTTGGGCACTAG
- the kdsB gene encoding 3-deoxy-manno-octulosonate cytidylyltransferase, with product MNKGSRSVTVVIPARYGSSRFPGKPLIELNGKPMVQHVYEQAGACRAVSEVLVATDDERIKQAVERFGGRVIMVTGDYRTGTDRVAAVARMFAGDYFLNLQGDEIPLNPELLTDLIEPFLESGVGMGTLKRVMDPTEDLLNSAVVKVVTDARGDALYFSRAPIPFVRDAPGRQVIGGLHYVHLGLYMYTKDTLLRLAALPTSRLEDAEKLEQLRALDQGIRIRVWETTHASLRVDRPEDVPDVADRLRQYEVVRRELRNSGVFFKS from the coding sequence ATGAATAAGGGTTCACGGTCCGTCACGGTTGTGATTCCAGCCCGATATGGCTCGTCGCGGTTCCCGGGCAAGCCGCTCATCGAGCTGAACGGGAAGCCGATGGTTCAACATGTCTATGAACAGGCGGGGGCTTGCCGTGCTGTTTCCGAGGTGTTGGTCGCAACCGATGATGAGCGCATCAAGCAAGCGGTCGAGCGGTTCGGTGGGCGCGTGATCATGGTTACCGGTGATTATCGGACGGGAACGGACCGGGTCGCGGCCGTGGCCCGGATGTTTGCGGGGGACTACTTCTTGAACTTGCAGGGGGACGAAATTCCCTTGAATCCTGAGTTATTGACCGACCTGATCGAGCCGTTTCTGGAAAGCGGGGTCGGCATGGGGACGCTCAAGCGCGTGATGGACCCCACGGAAGACCTGCTCAATTCCGCCGTGGTCAAAGTGGTGACCGATGCCCGAGGCGATGCCCTGTACTTTTCCCGAGCTCCGATCCCATTCGTCCGTGATGCGCCGGGAAGGCAGGTGATCGGAGGACTCCACTACGTCCATCTGGGCTTGTACATGTATACGAAGGACACGTTGCTGCGACTCGCGGCCTTGCCGACAAGTCGTTTGGAGGACGCCGAAAAGCTTGAACAACTCCGCGCGTTGGATCAGGGGATTCGCATCCGGGTGTGGGAAACCACACATGCCTCGTTACGGGTGGATCGTCCTGAAGATGTGCCCGATGTCGCGGATCGCCTGCGGCAGTACGAGGTCGTCAGGCGTGAGTTACGGAACAGCGGGGTGTTTTTCAAGTCATGA
- the rfaE1 gene encoding D-glycero-beta-D-manno-heptose-7-phosphate kinase: MGTIRKGDSITKRGAASLPSEDSNGKGDALSPKALRQYLQRFPQASILVVGDLILDHYVMGRVSRISPEAPVPVVHVESESLRLGGAANVFNNILALGGKPDLCGVIGSDESGRLLMKELGNKRSSRGGVVIDHDRPTTRKSRVIAHNQQIVRYDIEGRSELKVALRQKLLRYVELRMRELSCIVVSDYAKGVVSSALMSDLIRLAALRKVPVIVDPKVEHFSYYKGVTVLTPNHLEAAQASGLHGDGDQTIDEAGAMIRQRLGCQSVLITRGEKGMSLYERNGASWHLPTKARQVYDVTGAGDTVIGTLALALAAGASIKTGAVMANYAAGIVVGMVGTATVSPKQLSEAFGDE; the protein is encoded by the coding sequence ATGGGAACGATTCGGAAAGGCGATTCAATAACGAAACGCGGCGCCGCTTCTCTTCCGAGTGAAGACTCGAACGGGAAAGGTGATGCGTTGTCGCCCAAAGCGCTCCGGCAGTATCTTCAGCGATTTCCACAAGCATCGATCCTTGTCGTCGGCGACCTCATTCTCGACCATTATGTAATGGGACGGGTCAGCCGGATTTCCCCGGAAGCCCCGGTTCCGGTGGTGCATGTGGAGTCGGAATCCCTCCGGCTTGGCGGGGCGGCGAACGTCTTCAACAATATCCTGGCGCTCGGAGGAAAACCCGATCTCTGCGGGGTGATCGGATCGGATGAAAGCGGGCGTCTGTTGATGAAGGAACTCGGCAACAAACGATCAAGCCGCGGGGGGGTGGTGATCGATCATGATCGTCCGACGACCAGGAAAAGTCGGGTGATCGCGCATAACCAGCAGATTGTGCGGTATGACATCGAGGGGCGGAGCGAACTGAAAGTCGCGCTGCGGCAAAAACTGCTCCGGTATGTGGAATTACGGATGCGGGAACTGTCCTGCATCGTGGTGTCGGACTATGCCAAGGGAGTCGTGTCGTCGGCGCTTATGTCGGACCTTATACGACTGGCCGCGTTGCGGAAGGTTCCGGTCATTGTCGATCCGAAGGTCGAACATTTCAGCTACTACAAAGGCGTCACCGTGTTGACGCCGAATCATCTGGAAGCGGCGCAAGCCTCAGGGTTGCACGGCGACGGTGACCAGACGATCGATGAAGCCGGCGCGATGATTCGGCAGCGTCTTGGGTGCCAGTCCGTCCTGATTACGCGCGGTGAAAAAGGCATGAGCTTGTATGAGCGCAACGGCGCCTCGTGGCATTTGCCGACGAAGGCGCGGCAGGTCTACGACGTCACCGGCGCCGGAGATACGGTCATCGGAACCTTGGCGCTGGCGCTGGCGGCCGGAGCCAGTATCAAGACCGGAGCGGTCATGGCGAACTATGCGGCCGGGATCGTGGTGGGCATGGTCGGCACCGCCACGGTCTCGCCGAAACAGTTGTCCGAGGCGTTTGGAGATGAATAA
- the lepB gene encoding signal peptidase I, producing MLLAFAIRVFVVQAFKIPSGSMIPTLQIGDHILVSKLSYGVQWPTDCKLQWSFPPINCYTSETVVAFGKPQRGDIIVFRFPEDEEKDFIKRIVGLPGDTVQLRNKVVIVNGQPLDDKAFTQRIDPGVIDGTINPRDNFGPVTVPEGSYFVMGDNRDQSLDSRFWGYVREEKIRGKAFRIYWSWSGQGNWTEWVRWERFGKAIQ from the coding sequence ATGCTCCTGGCATTCGCCATTCGCGTGTTCGTCGTGCAAGCATTCAAAATTCCATCGGGATCGATGATTCCGACCTTGCAGATCGGCGATCATATTTTGGTCAGCAAGCTCTCCTACGGCGTGCAGTGGCCGACGGACTGCAAGCTGCAATGGAGTTTCCCCCCGATCAATTGTTACACGTCCGAAACGGTCGTGGCGTTCGGCAAGCCGCAGCGGGGCGACATCATCGTGTTTCGGTTTCCCGAGGATGAAGAGAAAGATTTCATCAAGCGCATCGTCGGGCTGCCGGGGGATACCGTCCAGCTTCGAAACAAGGTCGTGATCGTGAACGGCCAGCCGCTCGATGATAAAGCCTTTACGCAACGAATCGATCCCGGCGTCATCGACGGCACGATCAATCCTCGCGACAATTTCGGACCGGTGACGGTCCCTGAAGGGTCGTATTTCGTGATGGGCGATAATCGCGACCAAAGTCTCGACAGTCGGTTTTGGGGCTATGTGCGCGAAGAAAAGATCCGCGGCAAAGCGTTCCGTATCTATTGGTCCTGGAGCGGGCAGGGAAATTGGACGGAGTGGGTCAGATGGGAACGATTCGGAAAGGCGATTCAATAA
- the lepA gene encoding translation elongation factor 4: protein MQSLIRNFSIIAHIDHGKSTLADRFLEATGAVTAREAKDQILDAMDLERERGITIKAHAVAIRYKAQDGKTYALHLIDTPGHVDFTYEVSRSLAACEGALLLVDATQGVQAQTIANVNLAMANNLTIIPVINKIDLASSDIEGTKYSISEVLQLDAADALPISAKEGKGVPEVLEAIIARIPPPSGDPQAPFKALIFDSWFDNYQGVIVLARLVDGSIRPGMKIKVMSNNRTFEVMEVGQFTPKRTKKTELLTGEVGYLCANMREVADVKIGDTLTDAALPTSAPFPGYKEVKPLVFCGLYPTDTGRYEDLRDALIKLRLNDSSFVYEPETSLALGFGFRCGFLGLLHMEIIQERLEREYNLTLLTTAPTVVYRVLTTKGEVLEVNNPSQLPPPSSIDSFEEPFILASIITPERYMGAILQLCQERRGIQKGLHFLDPTRVVISYELPLNEVILDFYDKLKSRTQGYASLDYEVLGYRNSDLVRLDILLNGEAVDALSFITHKDRSVQRGRQLAEKMKELIPRQMYEIAIQAAIGSKIVARETIGAMKKNVLAKCYGGDITRKRKLLEKQKEGKKRMKAVGSVEVPQEAFLAILKVGDE from the coding sequence TTGCAAAGCCTTATACGCAATTTTTCCATAATTGCTCACATCGATCACGGCAAATCAACCCTCGCTGACCGGTTCCTGGAAGCTACTGGCGCAGTCACTGCACGAGAGGCGAAAGACCAGATCCTTGATGCCATGGACCTCGAACGGGAACGTGGCATTACGATCAAGGCCCATGCAGTGGCCATCCGGTACAAGGCTCAGGACGGGAAGACGTATGCCTTGCATTTGATCGATACGCCGGGACACGTCGATTTCACCTATGAAGTGTCGAGGAGTCTGGCGGCCTGCGAAGGGGCACTCTTGCTGGTCGATGCCACGCAAGGGGTGCAAGCGCAGACGATCGCCAATGTAAATTTGGCGATGGCCAACAACCTCACCATTATCCCGGTCATCAATAAGATCGATCTGGCGAGTTCGGATATCGAGGGAACGAAATATTCGATTTCGGAGGTGCTGCAGCTTGATGCCGCCGATGCCCTGCCGATCAGCGCGAAAGAAGGCAAAGGCGTTCCCGAAGTATTGGAGGCGATCATCGCGCGGATTCCTCCTCCGTCCGGCGATCCGCAAGCCCCGTTCAAGGCGCTCATTTTCGACTCGTGGTTCGACAATTACCAAGGTGTCATCGTGCTGGCGAGACTGGTGGATGGGTCCATCCGACCAGGGATGAAGATCAAAGTCATGTCGAATAATCGGACGTTTGAAGTCATGGAAGTGGGCCAATTCACCCCGAAACGGACAAAAAAGACCGAGCTGTTGACGGGCGAGGTCGGCTATCTCTGCGCCAACATGAGAGAGGTGGCCGACGTCAAAATCGGCGATACCCTCACGGATGCGGCCCTCCCCACGAGCGCGCCTTTCCCCGGCTATAAAGAGGTGAAGCCGCTGGTTTTCTGCGGGCTCTATCCCACCGACACCGGTCGATATGAAGATTTACGCGATGCATTGATCAAATTGCGATTGAACGACTCTTCGTTCGTCTACGAGCCGGAGACGTCGCTCGCGTTGGGATTCGGCTTTCGCTGCGGGTTTTTGGGCCTCCTGCATATGGAAATCATTCAGGAACGGCTCGAGCGTGAATACAATCTGACGCTCCTTACGACCGCTCCGACCGTCGTCTATCGTGTCCTCACCACCAAGGGCGAGGTACTGGAGGTCAATAATCCGTCGCAGCTCCCGCCTCCCAGCAGCATCGATTCATTCGAAGAGCCGTTTATTTTGGCCTCGATCATCACGCCCGAACGGTATATGGGGGCCATCCTCCAGCTCTGTCAGGAACGCCGAGGCATCCAGAAAGGCCTGCATTTTCTCGACCCGACCAGGGTCGTGATCAGTTACGAACTGCCTCTCAACGAGGTCATCCTCGATTTTTACGATAAGCTCAAGTCGCGCACACAGGGGTATGCGTCGCTCGACTATGAGGTGCTCGGCTACCGCAACTCCGATCTTGTCAGGCTGGATATTCTCTTGAACGGGGAAGCGGTCGATGCCTTGTCGTTTATCACGCATAAAGATCGTTCCGTTCAGCGGGGACGGCAGCTTGCCGAGAAAATGAAGGAGCTGATCCCACGGCAGATGTACGAGATTGCCATTCAGGCGGCGATCGGCAGTAAGATCGTTGCCCGCGAGACTATCGGCGCGATGAAGAAGAACGTGCTCGCGAAATGCTATGGCGGCGACATCACGCGGAAGCGGAAGTTGCTGGAAAAACAGAAGGAAGGGAAGAAGCGCATGAAAGCGGTCGGCAGCGTCGAGGTCCCGCAGGAAGCGTTCTTGGCGATCTTGAAGGTTGGAGACGAATGA
- the bioA gene encoding adenosylmethionine--8-amino-7-oxononanoate transaminase has product MARQPSTKQLRDWDHRYLWHPFTQMQEWVQEDPLIIERGKGSYLIDTEGTRYLDGTSSIWVNLHGHRHPILNRALKRQLDNIAHSTFLGLSNPPAIELARDLIRIAPKGLTRVFYSDNGSTAVEIALKMAVQYWQQRRPEAGRKNTFLHLKLAYHGDTLGAVSVGNIELFHSKFKPLLFPTLEAEPPHCYRCPLNLTHPSCRLACIEPIERIFKSRHRDLAGFIIEPVMQAAAGMIPQPTGYLTRIRELCTKYKVLLITDEVATGFGRTGKMFACEHEKITPDLMAISKGLTGGYMPLAATLATDEIYRGFLGAYAEFKTFFHGHSFTGNPMGCAVALANLQVFRREKTLSRLSSKIKRLTQWLKSMTDTPHVGDVRQRGLMVGIELVRDKTTKEPYPLSVKAGHRVAAMARSKGLILRPIGNVIVLMPPLSTTAEELSTMVNIIKESIETLPID; this is encoded by the coding sequence ATGGCCCGACAACCTTCTACCAAGCAACTCAGGGACTGGGACCATCGCTACCTCTGGCATCCGTTTACCCAGATGCAGGAGTGGGTACAGGAAGATCCGCTGATTATCGAGCGCGGGAAAGGTTCCTACCTCATCGATACGGAAGGAACACGCTATCTCGATGGCACATCGTCCATCTGGGTGAATCTCCACGGACATCGCCACCCTATCCTCAACCGCGCCTTAAAGCGACAACTCGACAACATCGCCCACTCCACCTTCCTTGGTCTCTCCAATCCACCGGCTATTGAGCTGGCCCGCGACTTGATCCGGATCGCGCCGAAGGGGCTCACGCGCGTCTTCTATTCGGACAACGGTTCTACCGCCGTGGAGATCGCGCTCAAAATGGCCGTCCAATACTGGCAGCAGCGTCGTCCTGAAGCCGGTCGAAAGAACACCTTTCTCCATCTCAAACTGGCCTATCATGGAGACACACTGGGCGCCGTGAGCGTCGGCAACATCGAGCTGTTCCACTCGAAATTCAAGCCGTTGCTGTTTCCGACCTTGGAGGCTGAACCGCCCCACTGCTATCGCTGTCCCTTGAACCTGACTCACCCCTCGTGTCGCCTGGCATGCATCGAGCCGATCGAACGGATCTTCAAGAGCCGCCATCGGGATCTCGCCGGATTCATTATCGAACCGGTGATGCAGGCGGCCGCCGGCATGATTCCTCAGCCGACCGGTTACCTGACGCGTATCCGCGAACTTTGCACGAAATACAAGGTTCTCTTGATCACCGATGAAGTCGCGACGGGTTTCGGGCGAACCGGCAAGATGTTCGCGTGCGAGCATGAAAAGATAACGCCGGATCTGATGGCCATCAGCAAGGGTCTCACAGGCGGGTATATGCCGCTCGCGGCGACCCTCGCGACCGATGAGATCTATCGAGGATTTTTGGGCGCCTACGCCGAGTTCAAGACCTTCTTTCATGGGCACAGTTTTACCGGAAACCCCATGGGCTGCGCCGTGGCCCTGGCCAATCTCCAAGTTTTCCGCCGGGAGAAAACACTGTCCCGACTGTCCTCAAAGATCAAGAGGTTGACCCAATGGCTGAAGTCGATGACTGATACTCCCCATGTCGGCGACGTGCGACAACGCGGGTTGATGGTTGGAATCGAGTTGGTCCGAGACAAGACAACCAAAGAGCCTTACCCGCTCAGCGTCAAAGCTGGTCACCGCGTGGCAGCCATGGCTCGATCGAAGGGGCTGATCTTAAGGCCCATCGGCAACGTGATTGTGCTCATGCCGCCCCTCTCGACAACCGCCGAGGAATTGAGCACAATGGTGAACATCATCAAGGAATCCATCGAGACGCTGCCCATCGATTGA